The Hymenobacter sp. DG01 sequence CCTATCACCACCGTTGACCAGCGCTGCGAGGAAATGGGGCAGGCCTCAGTGCGGCTGCTGCTGGATTTGATTGAGGCCGATGGCCGCCCCTTCACGCCCCGGCAGGTGGCCCTGCGCCCCGAGCTGCTGGTGCGCCAATCCACCGCCTACTCGGCCGATACCCAAGGCCGCTCCGTGCGCGACCCAGCCCTGAAATTTGTGGGCGACGTGGCGCCGTAGCCGTTGCGCGGCCCGCTGCACAGCAATGGCCGAACGGCTAACGTGTCAGTTCTTCCACGCCGGGCTTACGTCGGCAGCGGGGGGTAGGGGCTGTTGCATGTTTACACCGTAGCTGCTGACTGTTCGGCCCTTGTTCTTAGAGTATTCTGTTTTCACCGTTGCCTGATGGCGCAGGAGTATCTGCTTTTCCTGGACACCGAAACCACCGGGCTGCCGCGGCGCTGGGACCGGCCCTATGCCGAGGAAAAGGAGTGGCCCTGCATTGCTCAGCTAGCCTGGGTAGTGTACACCACGGCGGGTGAGTGGGTGAAGTCGGACCAGGACTACCTGCAGATTCCGGCCGGGCGCATGCCGGCGGCCGCCATTGCCATTCACGGCCTCACGCCGGAATTTTTGCGGGAGCACGGCCAGGAGCCGGCCGCCGTGCTGCGGCGCTTGCTCCAAGATCTGGAAACGTATCATCCGCGCGTTGTTGGGCACTTTTTGCGGTTCGATTTTCACGTGCTGGGCGCTGCTTTCAGTCGGGCCGGCCTGCCCAATCCGCTGCCCGGCCTGCCCCAGTTCTGCACCATGAAGGCTACCTGGCCCCCCTTGTCCGGAGCTCCCCACCACCGGCACCTGCGCCTCCACGAGCTGCACGAACTGCTGTTCGGTAGGCCCATGAACCGCCTCCACGATGCCTACCTTGATGCCGCCGCCACGGCCCGCTGTTTTTTTGAGTTGCAGCGCCGGGGCCTGTTGCCGCCCGCCAAGCTCGCGGGGCAACTGCCCCTATCGGTGCCCGGTGCCCCGGCATCGTTGGCCGCCCTGCGGTGGGTAGGCGTAGTGCTGGGCACCGCCTTACTGTTTCTTTTACTCTGGCTTGCATATGGATAACCGCCTGGCTTTTCTGCGTACCGTTGCCCCGTTCAATCTGCTGCCCGACGATGTGCTGGAAGGCGTGCTGGGGCTGCTGGAGGAAGTACAGCATCCGCGCGAAACCCTGCTCTACCAACAGGATACCTCCAAGGTGCGCAGCCTCGATATTATTGTGGAAGGCGGCTACGAAACGTTTTTCTTCGATAGTGAGCAGCACAAGCGCCTGCCCGAGGTATATGGCCCCGGCACCTGCTACGGGGGCATGTCCATCCTGCTGAATAAAAAACGCTCGTTACGCACGGTAATGGTGCAGAAGGGAACCCGCGTGCTACGCCTGCCCCGCCGCGACTTCCGGGCGTTGTGCCAGGCCTACAAGCCCTTTTTTCATTATTTCACGGCCCGCTACGGGGAGCGGATGCTCAACGAGGAGTTTGCCCACTTCGTGAAGCCGGTGAATCCGCCCGAGCAAAACTTTCTGGTGGCCGACCAGCTGTTTTCGCGCCGCATCAGCACCCTGGAGGCGCGGGAGCTGGTTACCTGCCCCGCCGGGGAGCCCATCTTCGAGGCGGCCCGCCGCATGGCCGCCGCCAAGGTCAGCTGCCTGTTCGTGACCGACGCCGCTACGGGCGCCATCCGGGGCTACTGCACCGATATTACCCTGCGCGACTCCGTCATTGCCCGCTGCCTTGATGCCCGGCGGCCGTTAGGGGAGGTAGCCGCCACGCCGCTGGTGTCCATTTCCCGCGAGGCCTTCGTGTACGAAGCCATTCTGCGCATGTTCCAGACCAAAACCCGCTACCTGCTGGTGGAGCAGGACGGGGAGTACGTGGGCTTTCTGAGCCGTAACAAGCTGCTCAGCGACCTGGCCCAGTCGCCGTTTATGTTTATCCAGGCCGTGAAGCTGGCCCAGGGCACCCAAGAGTTGAAGCGGCGCTGGGAAATGGTGCCCGACATCGTGAACCAGCTGCTGAGCCGCGGGGTAAAGGCCGACATCGTGAACCAGGTCATCAGTACCGTAGCCGATACCATTGCCCTGAAGGTGATTGAGAATGTGCTGGCCGAGCTGGGCCCGGCCCCGGCCAAGTTTGTGTTCATGGTGCTGGGTAGCGAAGGCCGCAAGGAGCAAACCCTGCTCACCGACCAGGACAACGCCATCATTTACGAGGACAAAGCCAACGAGCAGCGCGAGCTGGTGCGCGAGTACTTCCTGCGCTTCGCCACGGCCGTGTCCGACCAGTTGAACCACATCGGGCTGCACTTCTGCTCGGGGGGCTTCATGGCCAAAAATCCCAAATGGACCCACTCCCTTTCGCACTGGAAGCGCAACTACCAGCAGTGGATGAGCGAGTCGAACCCGGAAATGGTAATGCAGTTCGCTACCTTTTTCGACTGCCGCTACCTCTACGGCGAGGCCAGCCTGATGCACGAGCTGCAGGATTTCCTGAGCCAGGAGCTGGCCCAGCCCCTGGAGCGCTTCCTGTTTTTTATGGCCAAAAATGCCCTGCAGTACGAGCCCCCGCTCACCTTCTTCCGCAACATCCGCACCTTCGCCCAGGGCGACCAGCAGGTGTTCGACCTGAAGAAAACCATGGCGCCCATTGTGGACCTGGTGCGGGTGTACGCCCTCAAAAACCAGATTTTCCTGACCAACACCGGCGAGCGGCTGGCCCAGCTGCGGGAGCGGGGCGTGTTCACGGAGAAAGAATACCAGGAGCTGCTGCAGGCCTACTACTACCTCATGGGCATGCGCCTGCAGAAGCAGGCCCGCCAGATCATCAACGACCGTACTACCCCCAGCAACTACATTGACCCTACTACCCTCACGCAGGTGGAGCAGGTCACGCTCAAGGAAATCTTTAAGGTCATCAGCGACTTCCAGCTGAAAATAAAAGTCAGCTTTACCAAGTCGCTGTAACGGCCGGGTTAGCGGGGCGCGGGCAGAAAAATGCGTAAAAATCGCCGCCGGAATCCGGGTTTTAACGGGGGCGGTTTGCGGCTCGGCCGGATATCTTTGCTTTGCACGACTCACATAACCGAACAAGCATCCGGTGCCCTTCCAACCCTTGCATATTGAAGTAACTGGTATGGCGGCTGGCCAGGAGGTAAGCCTGCGCGGAGCGTGCCGCACGCCGGCCGATGCCCGGGACCTGCAGCAATTAATAAGCCGCAACATCTTCGGTGGGGCCAAGCCCCTCTGGATCGACTGTGAGCGGCTGACCTACATTTCGTACGCCGGCCAGCAGGCCGTTTTTCGGCTGGAGCAGCAGGCCCGCGCCGCCCGCGTCCCGATTTATTGGTGCAAGCTGTCGGGGCTGGTAGGCGAGCAGCTGGCCGCTTCGGGCCTGTACCTGCTGCTGCGCAGCCTGCCGGGAGGCGGCTTTTGCGGCGCCGGTTTCTCGTCGGCTGCCTCGGGTGGGCGGGTTGGCTAAGCTCAACAGTATCAGGTAGTAAAAAAACTAAGTTCCAGGATCAGGCAATCTGGCGGGGGCCGGCTTCCCGTATGTACCGGCGCACCATCCTTGATTGCCTATGCATTTCGAAGCACCACCTGCTTCTATGCCAGTGTCGGATCAGCAGGCCTGGGCCAAGCGCCTGCTGCAGGCAGAGTATATTTCTGGTATTAGCCAGGAAGGAGCGCCGTTGGTCACTGCGGCCACCATGCGGCTGTTGCGCCGGTTTGTGATGGGCGAGTTTACGCTGCCCGAGTTTATGGTTCTGCAAAACCAGCGCCTGCGGGGCTGGTAGCTGCGCGGCCTACCCCACAAACCCAAGCGGGGCGCCGGTTGCAGCCAGCAGCCCCGCAACAAAGCCCACTCACTTGGCTTTGCGGATGTAGATGTTGCCGTTGAGCGTTTTCATCAGCAGCTCGGCGCCGCCGCCGTTAATCCGGCCGCTGGTCCAGCTTTCCTGGCTCACGCGGTAGGTGCCGTCTTTGGCGGTGCGGGTTACTTTGGGGGCGCTGTTGTCCACGGCCAGGTCAAAGTCGCTGTAGATGTCGCCCCGGTCCGATTTCAGCTTCAGCGCCGCTTTGGCTTTGGCCGGCAGGGTCACGTCAATCTTGCCGTTTACGCTGGAAAAGGCCATGGGCGCTCCGGTGGTGATGTCGCGGAAGGTGGCTACCACCTCGCCATTAACGGTGTTCAGCACGGCCGAGCCGGCTACGTCTTCGAGGCGGATGGAGCCATTCACGTTGGAGATTTCCAGCTCCCCGGTCACGTTCTGCACCGTAATGTTGCCCTCGTTTACCGTGCCCAGCTGCAGGGAAAACTGGCGGGGCACTTTGATAACGAAATCCACCGGCTGCTGCCACGATTGGGTCCGGACGTACACGTGGTTGTCTTTTTCCTGCGCCGTTACCTCCAGGCCACTTCCCTTAGAGAGGCGTCGCATACCGGCCGGAGCGGCCTCGTCCGACGAGCTGGCTTCGCGGCGGCTGCCGCGGGTGGCCACGTCAATGACCACGTCTTTCCCACTGGTGCCCTCCACCCGAATGGAGCCCCCCACCAGTTTCAGGTGCAGCATACCGGGTTTGCCGGGCGCGCTAAGGGCAACTGTAAGTTGTTCTTTGCTGGCTTGCTGGGCCGCCAGGGGCCGGGCCCAGGCCAGCACGAACAGGGCAAACAGGGCACGAAAAAGTATCTTGTTCATCGGGGTTGCTGTTTGATGGTGACGTTGCCGTTGAGGGTTTCGAAGCGGAAGTCAGTTCCGCCTTTACCCAGCCGCACGGCAGTTTCTTTGCTGAGTTTGTACCGGGTGCCCTGCCCGTCGGGCTGCTGGTGTTGCGTGACGCGGGCGGGTAGCACTTCGGCGGCAGGGAAATCGGTGAACATTTCGCCGTGCATGCTTTTGAAGTAGAGGTCGGCCGACACCGTGACCGGGTAGCTCACCACAATGTTGCCGTTAATGGTATGGTAGGAAGCGGCCTGGGTAGGAGCCGCGGCGTAGCTCACGTCCACGTCGCCGTTCACGGTGTGGGCCAGGGTAGCCTGCCGGGCGTTCCGGATGGTAACTGGCCCGTTCACGTTGCGGGCCTGCAGCGGGCCGCTCACGTCCTGCACCAGCACTTTGCCGCCGTTTACCGTCGAGACGCGCACCTCCATGCCAGCAGGTACTTTCACGGTGTAATCGAACTGATACGCATAGCGCGGCCGCTCCTGGTTGTTCCAGTTGTCCCGGAAGCGGCCCGACTGGTGGCTGCGGTTCGGCCGCGAGTCCTGGGGGCCGGCCACGTACAGCAATACGCTGTCGGCGTGCTGCTCAAAGCCCGCTTGCGCTTCCTTTTTCCCCTGCTCCAGCAGCTCGGCGGTGGGCGCGGTAATGGTTTTGGTGACTTCCACCAGCACCGTGTTGCCGCCGTAGCCCTGCACCGTTACGGAGCCGAAGATGTTGTAGAGAGCCAGGGTGCCGCCGCTGGGGGCGCCGGTCAGGGCAAACTCGCGGGTGATTTTTTCCGTGGCTTCACGGTTCTGGGCGTGCAGTCCGCAGCTGGGTAGCCACAGCAGCAGGCAAATCAGACTAAGTAAGCGTGCGGGTTTCATGATTTGTGGAGGAAGTTGAGGGTGGAGGCGCTTGGTCGCCGGACAGCGTTTCAATGCTTTGCTCAATTTTATCTTTCACCTGCTCGTTCAGGTTGTCTTGCTGCAGCAGCTTGCGCAGGGGGCGCACCGAGCGGCGCTCCTGTAGCCGCACCATCACATCGGCCAGGGCCGACTGCACCAGGGGCGAGTCCTGCCGGGGCAGGGACCGGACCAGGCCCTGGCGCACCACGGGGTCGTGGCTGAGGCCGGCCAGCACCTCCAGGGAGGCCAACCGCACGTTCACGTTGGGGTCCTGATTCAGAGTGCTCAACAGAGCCGCTACCACCCGCTCATTGGTGGGCGCTACTTCCTCGGCGTAGCTCACAGCCCGCAGGCGCTGCACGGCCGAGGGGTTGCTGAGCAGGGCCAGTACCTGGGTGGGCTGGGCCTCCGGGCCGGCCGCAGCGGGCTCAGAAGCAGCCACGGGTTGCCCGGCCCCCATGCCGGCAGCATCGGGGCGGCCCTTCAGCCCATAGCCGGCAACCAGACCTACCAGCAGCAAGGCCAGGCTGTAGGCCAGCCGCAGGCCATAAGCGGGCTGCCACCACGCCCTGATGCGCTCCAATACGCCCGCCACCGACCACCGCTGCCGGCGCTGTTCAGTTGCCTGAAAATCAGCCAGCATGGCGTAAAAGGTGGGCCGTAGCTGCTCGCTGGGCTCGGGCACGGGGAGTTGGCCCATGGTTGACCAGAGGCTTTGCACGGCCGCTAGCTCCTGCTGGCAGCCTGGGCACTCCGCCAGGTGAGCTTCCACGGTTTGGCGTTGGGCGGGGGGTAGGGTGCCGGCCAGCCAGTCCATCAACTCCTCCTGCACGCCTTCACAGTTCACGAACTTTGCTTCCATTTTCCAGTTTGAAATAAATATCCTTGAGGTGGCAGAGGGCCCGGTGCGCGCGCACCTTCACGGCCCCCACCGTAGTATCGAGCAGCTGCGCTATCTGCTCGTATTTCAGCTCCTGAAAGCGGCTCAGCACCAGTACCTCGCGCTGGTCGGGGCTGAGCCGGGCCATGGCCCGGTGGAGCAGGGCTACATCCTGGGCCTGCTGAAGGCTGCCGTCGGCGCTGGGGCCTCCGGCAATTTTCTCGGCCCAGTCGGCTACGTCCTGGTGGTGGAGCGAGGCCTTGTTTTTCTGAGCGGCATCGGCCAGCACGTTGCGCGCCAGGTGGTACATCCAGGTCCGGAATTCGCCCTCCCCCGTGAAGGTGTGGCGGTACTTCAGCATCCGGTAGAATACATTCTGGACCAGGTCTTCGCTGGCCGTGGCGTTGCCGCTGGAGTGGTAGAAAAACGCAAACAGCGGCCGGTGATACCGCTCGAACAGCAGGCCCATCTTCTCGACTTGGCCGGCCTTCACTTGCAGCATGAGCGAGTTGTCAGTAAGCGAGTTCAAGCGCGGAGTCGGTGAGAGGTGGGAGCGAATTCGGCGGTGGAAACTGCGCCTTTTGCGGAAGGTTACAGCTTCCCGGGAAATATTTTTTCCGCTGAGAAGTCTTGACCGCTTGTCAGGCCAGAGCACAAGGCGCAGAGGCGGGTAGGCGGAACGCTAAACTATCAGGCAATGAGGCTGCTACCCACCGTTCAGCGTTGAAGCCGACTATACCGCCGGCCTTCTTACTGGAAAAGCCAATACCTTTTACTGAACTAGCTAATCGGGCGCATCCCGCTCCGCTGTCGAACCGTAGTACCCCAAACCGCCATGCCCTCAACCCTTCTCACTATGCGTCATTCCTACCCTGCGTACCCCGCTGCCCGCGGCAATGTGCTGCTGCTGAGCTGTATGGATTTGCGTCTGCTCGATGACATCGTGCGCTTTATGGAGCACGACAACCTGACGAACCGATACGACCAGTTTATTCTGGCCGGGGCGGCTCTGGGTGCCGTTGTAAATGACCATTGGAACACGGCCTTCTTCGAGCACCTCGATGTGGCCTGCAAGCTGCACAACGTCCGCGACGTGTACATTCTGGAACACCGCAACTGCGGCGCCTATAAGGTATTTCTCGGCGACGAAGGCTCTTTCGACGACTCTCACCAGCACCACGAAAACGAGCTGCACCTGCACAACCGCTACGCCCAGCAGCTGGCCGAGCGCATCCGCAGCTGGAGCCAAACCAGCGGAAACCCGCTGCAGGTGCAGTGCTTCCTGATGGATCTGCGGGGCAATGTGGAACTCCTGGCCGACACTGCTGCCCAGGATGAGGGCAGCGCGGCCGTGTAGCCGCGCCAGACAAACGCACCTCCAAAACGAGGGCTCTATCTCAACTGAGATAGAGCCCTCGTTTTTTCTCTTTGACCAGTCAGCGCTGAGCGCCTACCCCTTTAATTCAGCCCAACCTTGCCTTTCATGGAGTCAAACAGTTTCATGGAGTCAAACCCTACCCCTTGCTTGAAGACCAGCTCCATGCGGCGCACCTGCTGAATATCCTTTTCCGGGTCGCCGTCAATCAAAACCAGATCGGCCTGCTTGCCCGCCTCAATCGTCCCGATTTCCTTGTCGCGGCCCAGGTAGATGGCCCCGTTCAGGGTGCTGATTTTGATGGCCTGCACGGGCGTAAAGCCGGCCTCTACCAGTAGCTCAATCTGGCGGCGGTTGGCGTAGCCGGCAATGGGTGCGGCCCGCGCCGGTGGGGTCGGTGCCGGCTACCAGCAGGCCGCCGGCATCGTAAAACTGCTTTTTCCAGGCCATTTCTTTCTTGAACAGCCGCACACTGGCCGAGTCCTTCTGCTGGTTCTGCTGCCAGGTAAGGGTTTCGCGCTCCTGCAGCTGCGGAATCAGGGCGCTCAGGCCGCCGCCCAGCACCACTTCGCGGCCGGTGTAGGGCTCGAACACGGGTAGGGTAGAAGTAAGGGCAACCTTCTTGCTGATCAGGAAACTCATCAGCTCCTTCATTTCCGGGCTGTTGACGGGCAGCTGCAGCAACGAGCGGCGCCCGGCGGGGTAGTCGGCTACGTCGGGGGCTTTGTTGGGCACGAAATCAGAGCTGGCCATAAAGCCGTGCTCCAGGTTGTCGATGCCGATTTCGGCTGCCTCCCGGTAGGTAATGGAGCAGAGGTGGCCGGTTACCTTGAGCTGGCGGGCATGGGCCTCCCGCACCACGGCGGCCAAGTCGGCGCGGGTGGCGTGCATGTACATCTTGAAGGAAGTACAGCCCTTATTGGCCCAGAAGGCGGTAGTAGCCGCCGCATCCTCGGGGCCTTTAATGGTGTTCAGGGCCGGAATATCGAGGGCGGGCTCCTCCATATAAGGTGCCGTTACGTCCATTTCCGGCCCGATGAGCTTGCCCTCCCGCACCATACGCTGAATAGCCAGGTCGGTCTGGGGCTCGATGCTGCCGGCCGTGCGGATGGTGGTGGCTCCCCCGGCCAGATACAGGCGCGGGAAGGAGTAGGGCATCTGAGCAATGTTGAAATAGCTGCCTGTGGGCATAGTGTAGTACAGGTGCTCGTGCAGCATCACCAGGCCCGGAATCAGGGTTTTGCCAGCGCAGTTTATTACCTGCGCATCGGTGGGCACCTTCACCTTTTTCATGGGGCCTACTTGCACAATGCGCCCCTGCCGGAGCACCACGGTTTGGTGCAGCTGAGCCGGCCGGCCGGTGCCGTCAATCACCTTGGCATCAGTGAGAGCCACAGTAGGGCTGTTTACCTT is a genomic window containing:
- a CDS encoding 3'-5' exonuclease → MAQEYLLFLDTETTGLPRRWDRPYAEEKEWPCIAQLAWVVYTTAGEWVKSDQDYLQIPAGRMPAAAIAIHGLTPEFLREHGQEPAAVLRRLLQDLETYHPRVVGHFLRFDFHVLGAAFSRAGLPNPLPGLPQFCTMKATWPPLSGAPHHRHLRLHELHELLFGRPMNRLHDAYLDAAATARCFFELQRRGLLPPAKLAGQLPLSVPGAPASLAALRWVGVVLGTALLFLLLWLAYG
- a CDS encoding DUF294 nucleotidyltransferase-like domain-containing protein; this encodes MDNRLAFLRTVAPFNLLPDDVLEGVLGLLEEVQHPRETLLYQQDTSKVRSLDIIVEGGYETFFFDSEQHKRLPEVYGPGTCYGGMSILLNKKRSLRTVMVQKGTRVLRLPRRDFRALCQAYKPFFHYFTARYGERMLNEEFAHFVKPVNPPEQNFLVADQLFSRRISTLEARELVTCPAGEPIFEAARRMAAAKVSCLFVTDAATGAIRGYCTDITLRDSVIARCLDARRPLGEVAATPLVSISREAFVYEAILRMFQTKTRYLLVEQDGEYVGFLSRNKLLSDLAQSPFMFIQAVKLAQGTQELKRRWEMVPDIVNQLLSRGVKADIVNQVISTVADTIALKVIENVLAELGPAPAKFVFMVLGSEGRKEQTLLTDQDNAIIYEDKANEQRELVREYFLRFATAVSDQLNHIGLHFCSGGFMAKNPKWTHSLSHWKRNYQQWMSESNPEMVMQFATFFDCRYLYGEASLMHELQDFLSQELAQPLERFLFFMAKNALQYEPPLTFFRNIRTFAQGDQQVFDLKKTMAPIVDLVRVYALKNQIFLTNTGERLAQLRERGVFTEKEYQELLQAYYYLMGMRLQKQARQIINDRTTPSNYIDPTTLTQVEQVTLKEIFKVISDFQLKIKVSFTKSL
- a CDS encoding DUF4097 family beta strand repeat-containing protein, whose amino-acid sequence is MNKILFRALFALFVLAWARPLAAQQASKEQLTVALSAPGKPGMLHLKLVGGSIRVEGTSGKDVVIDVATRGSRREASSSDEAAPAGMRRLSKGSGLEVTAQEKDNHVYVRTQSWQQPVDFVIKVPRQFSLQLGTVNEGNITVQNVTGELEISNVNGSIRLEDVAGSAVLNTVNGEVVATFRDITTGAPMAFSSVNGKIDVTLPAKAKAALKLKSDRGDIYSDFDLAVDNSAPKVTRTAKDGTYRVSQESWTSGRINGGGAELLMKTLNGNIYIRKAK
- a CDS encoding zf-HC2 domain-containing protein gives rise to the protein MEAKFVNCEGVQEELMDWLAGTLPPAQRQTVEAHLAECPGCQQELAAVQSLWSTMGQLPVPEPSEQLRPTFYAMLADFQATEQRRQRWSVAGVLERIRAWWQPAYGLRLAYSLALLLVGLVAGYGLKGRPDAAGMGAGQPVAASEPAAAGPEAQPTQVLALLSNPSAVQRLRAVSYAEEVAPTNERVVAALLSTLNQDPNVNVRLASLEVLAGLSHDPVVRQGLVRSLPRQDSPLVQSALADVMVRLQERRSVRPLRKLLQQDNLNEQVKDKIEQSIETLSGDQAPPPSTSSTNHETRTLT
- a CDS encoding RNA polymerase sigma factor, whose amino-acid sequence is MNSLTDNSLMLQVKAGQVEKMGLLFERYHRPLFAFFYHSSGNATASEDLVQNVFYRMLKYRHTFTGEGEFRTWMYHLARNVLADAAQKNKASLHHQDVADWAEKIAGGPSADGSLQQAQDVALLHRAMARLSPDQREVLVLSRFQELKYEQIAQLLDTTVGAVKVRAHRALCHLKDIYFKLENGSKVREL
- a CDS encoding amidohydrolase family protein, producing the protein MAGYANRRQIELLVEAGFTPVQAIKISTLNGAIYLGRDKEIGTIEAGKQADLVLIDGDPEKDIQQVRRMELVFKQGVGFDSMKLFDSMKGKVGLN
- a CDS encoding amidohydrolase; its protein translation is MTVSTRRLLLSGALLLLMAALPAQAQKFTPQVQEFIKVNSPTVALTDAKVIDGTGRPAQLHQTVVLRQGRIVQVGPMKKVKVPTDAQVINCAGKTLIPGLVMLHEHLYYTMPTGSYFNIAQMPYSFPRLYLAGGATTIRTAGSIEPQTDLAIQRMVREGKLIGPEMDVTAPYMEEPALDIPALNTIKGPEDAAATTAFWANKGCTSFKMYMHATRADLAAVVREAHARQLKVTGHLCSITYREAAEIGIDNLEHGFMASSDFVPNKAPDVADYPAGRRSLLQLPVNSPEMKELMSFLISKKVALTSTLPVFEPYTGREVVLGGGLSALIPQLQERETLTWQQNQQKDSASVRLFKKEMAWKKQFYDAGGLLVAGTDPTGAGRTHCRLRQPPPD